Below is a genomic region from Zea mays cultivar B73 chromosome 9, Zm-B73-REFERENCE-NAM-5.0, whole genome shotgun sequence.
CAGATGGGTATCTTCAAGTACGGTGGTCTGCCGCACTGGGGCAAGAACTGCAACCTCGCCTTCGTCGGTGCCGCGCGCAAATACCCCGGCCTGCCGCACTTCCTGCGCGTCAAGGACGCCTACGACCCCGATGGCCTCTTCTccagcggcggcggcgagcgcTGCGGCCAGCTGCGCGCACTGGTCCTGCTCGTGGAGCACGACGTCGGTGAGCGGGGCCAGCGCCGCGGGCGGTGCGCGCACGGAGGAGTCCGGGCCCCGGACGCGGCGCAGCGCGGCGGCCAGGAGCCTGGGCACGAGCGGCGCGACGGCGTCCCGCGGGTGCTCCCCGGCGACGAGCGCCAGCAGCCGGAGCGAGTGCCGCCGCAGCGGCGTCCTGTCGGTTGCGGAGGTGGTTGGAAGCACGGCGGGGTTTGCGGGAGGGCGTGCGGGCGGATGCGGGGACGGTTTACACTGCtaacttaatagttagtagagatatccTTATCTGACACCATAAAAACACTTGATTTTATAAGTCAAAAGCCCTTAGGTGCGCTAGTGTAGCAGTTGCACCGACCAGAGCCACGCCACCCCCACGCTGTACCTTGTGCTTCAATCAATCACAAACAAGGTACTACGCGCTGGTATCCTAGAGGTCTTAGGGTTGTTTGTTTCGAATTAAAGTCGGTTATTTGAAGCTAATACAGATTAAAGCTAAGCGAATatgcttttttatttttttatttttttaaacaCCGGTCCATCGCGGATGATATATATCCCTATCTTAGCTGACCCATGATTGTCCTTGCCTCCTTCAACAGGCGTGACCTGAACCTCATACGTGCACCCCAGAGCAAGATCAACACTCCCGAATCAAGATCGTAATGAGTGGTATTGAGGGGGACTAAAGCCCCGTTTGGTTTAAGGTGACTAAAGTTTacacttttagtccctaaataAGTAAACACGTTAACTAAAGtggggtgactaaactttagtttttTAGTCACCAAGGGgatgactaaaagggactaaaataATATTTTTACCTTATCTGCCCTCTCCACTTTCTTTTTATAGCAAACATTCATTAATTAATAGGGGTAAAACAGTCATTATTCATAGCAATTAATGCTCTTTAGTCCGGTTTAGTCATTAGAACCAAACGGGGTGCTTtagggactaaattttagtcactaaAATTTAGTTTAGTGACTAAAGAAACCTAACAGGGCCTAAATCATTTCCAAGTGGGTTGAATCAAGATCGTAATGAGTGATATTGAGGGGGACTAAATCATTTCCAAGTGGGTGTGTTCATTTGTTCCGGAATCATGACCTAAAACCAATCCAACCAGAAATGTTTATCTAATTTGTATAAGCTTTGATCAACTGGAACCATTCCTAGCCTCAATCCTGAACAAACGAACGCACTCTTTAATCCCTGTGATTTATGGCTGAAACGAAGGCCTCAATAATCTCCAATGTACCCCGAAGCACGGGTCGCCGTGACGCTGTCCTTCCCTGTAATAATCACACAAACACACACACAGATACACAGGAAATGAAACCCAGGAAATCACTCCCTATTGGTACAGCTTGCAAGTCAACGTTTCACAAGACCTGGTACTCACATACAACGAAAATCCCGACACATGTCTTCAGACGGAGTTACAAATTCACCGGAGCAACATCAGGTCATAGTTATACATTCCTAATTTTTCTACAAGTACCAAACATGAGACGTACAAACTCTTCGGCGTGTTGCCTGTAGGCTTCACTTCCCTTCACCCAGATTACGGCAACACCGTGGACCCTTGTGCTACGGATCGCTGCAAAGGATTTCGGTGAAGACGGAGGGTGCGTCCTGCAGGTACGACGACCTGCTCTTGTCCGGAAGTGGAGCGTTGAGCATCGTTAGAAGACACCCCATGGGTAGATTCAACGTCTCGCTTGGGGTGTCCACCAGAAGCGCGCATAGCTCCTCTGCCATCTTCGAGTAGCATGCCCTGTCAAACATGACACTGTCAGCAAGCCCAGTGAGAGAATACTCCAAATATAAACCTAAACAAGAATGCTTCAGAATTCCAAATGGTGCTGATCAGCTGGGATTTGAACAATTTAACATAACAGTGAAGTTCCTCAGGTAGTTCAGGTTTGCTATTTGCATCAACTCATTATAATCCAGTGGCCCAACTCCATCAAAACATGGTACAGAAGGAAATGGTTTCAGATAGTGGATGTGGATCAGTCACATACTGTAGAATCGAACGTTACCTTGACTCAACAGGTAATTTGCTTCCCCAGACTAACAACGACTCGTTTAATCGGCCAAAGAAACTTCTGCATGATTCACTCATCTCCTCGAGTGAACCCTGAAACAAAAAAAGTAATGCTGATCTCAGCCACAGTTCTACAAGGAAATGCTTATGAGTTTGTCTCTGGAGTAAGGGCTTGTACCGAATCATCCGTGGCATTTCTTTCTTGCATTGAGTTCTTCAGAACATATAAGTCTATGTATATTCCGGCACCAAGGTCCCAGTCAGCAATTTCATACTTGTGGTTCTCCAAGGCACTTGTGATCCTCCAGACCTCCTAATGGTTAGCTGAGCCAAAATAACAACGAATGAAGTGACTGCATATTCATACCAGGAATGCCATGTTTATCAAAAAAAAGACAATAAAATGAATAGATTGTTTGAACAAACTCATCATGAGGTTTCTAGGAAATATGTGCAGCTGTATATTTATGCACAGCAAAAGCAATATGTTTCAACCATGGTGAAAAAAGGGTAATATATTTACCAAATAAAGAAATTCATTGAAAAAATGTGTTAGGGCACTGTAAGCAAAACTTACATGACAGAAACATAGAATGAGCAACAGAAGTCACGAAAATAGTATGAGCTTTCTTCCAGTTGCCACACTGAATCAAATTCTCCAGTGCGCCCTGTTTATCTCCATAGTATTCATGATAAAGAGCCTGTATATAGAGCTCATTAGCTACACATGCTTCATGTGTGATGTTTTTTCATGCACTGGCATTATAAACCATTTGCAAAGCatattactaaagaaattttatACTCACCAGAGCTTCATGCATCCATTCTTCTGGTATACCAAGTTCTACAATGTACTGCCTTTGAGCATCATCTCTACTCCATGACTCGCAATACTGTGATAAAACTTCCCTGATTAATTTCTCATGAATGTATGGGGCATCGTCAAGATACGGCATGTGCAGAATGACATAGATAGCCCAATGGCACCTCCCAAAACAAAGCAATTGATAAACAAAACTTAAATCTAGCAAGTGAAGGTCATTTGAACTGAAAGCTCCAACAGCCTCCAAAATTGAACGCTGATGCCATATGAAATGATAATCCAAGGGGTCGAATGAAGATGAGAATGCACTGAACATAGTCTTTAGCAGCCCAAACTTCTCATCTTTATTGGCATGAAGAAGCATTAGGTAGAAGGAGATATCAAAATGGTCACCCGGGGACCACTGAGGTGCTTCATCAAGTGGTCCTTCATCTATATATATACAGGAACAGGATAGAGAACTTTGCCCTCACCAAGGAGTTGATCGTAAGAACGAATGACAATATCGAGTGGTGTATCAGGTGATAATTGATACCACATAATCAAACCAAGGTACCTCTTCCAATCAATTGGTAAATCTAGAAAAGCGGCCTGTACGTTACCAGCAAGTAACATATATACCTTTAACCAGTCTTCCTCAATATAATCAAAATCTAGACCATTCATTTTCCGTTGATCCAGTGTTTGTGCAAGGTCAGATCGATTTGACATTGACCCACCTGCCTGACTTAGCAAGATTGCCAACCGAACATCACCCCTTGAGGCAGCAATTTCAGTGGCCGTGTCCAATTGTCGACCAGTCAAAAGGAGGAGGATATTTTCCAAGTACATGGCATCATTTAAGGAACCCACCTCTCCTTGCACCCGATGGCAAACACTATCCTGTAACCAATTGCTAAAATCTGCTCTCCTAAACAAAGGGCAGGTTGTAGCCGTCGACGAGGCTGACGTCGTAGAAGTCCTTGCCACCATCGTCGTCGAGCGTGAACCCGGCGAGCGTGGCGGGCGGCGACGCCCCCGCGCCGCGGCACTCGACCTCGCCGGAGCCACAGTCGCCCGTGGCGCAGGACCCCTTGCCGGAGGCGTTGAAGGTGCAACCGGAGCGGCCCCAGAAGCGGCCCGACCACCCCTGCGGCGCGTACAGCGAACGCAACTGCCCCGGCGCGAGCGCGAAGCCCGTGGTCTccagcggcggcgtccccgagccGGACAGCAGGCCCGGCCACACCGTGTCGCCGCAGCGGTTGGTGAAGGTGAACGTGATGCCGCATATCGACCCTGCGCGACGGACGCGAGCACCGCACCGGAACGGACACCGGTTCAGTCACACTTGCCCTTCCTCCCCCATGAATCCGAACAGACGGGATCGATTGGTACTGGTAGAAGGGAAAGAACACCAGGCACGCGCTGCCGGAAAATGAATCAGAGCcaccacgtacgtaccttggaagaaGGAGAGGATGAGGACGGAGGCGCGCCCGAGATGGACGAGCAGCATCCCGGCGCCCAGCACGAGCGGCTCGCCGGCCTCCGAGTCAGAGCGACCTGCGAGGCACGGGCCATACGAGGAAAGCGGTTACACTCGGCGAGAGAGCTCACCGGGGTCGGCCGGATCTCTTGGCCGGGACTGCGGTGGGGCGGGGGAAGAGGGTTCGCCGACGAACGGAGCCGGGCGCGAGGTGCTGCTACGGCGAcgt
It encodes:
- the LOC103640102 gene encoding nuclear pore complex protein NUP96 is translated as MQERNATDDSGSLEEMSESCRSFFGRLNESLLVWGSKLPVESSVMFDRACYSKMAEELCALLVDTPSETLNLPMGCLLTMLNAPLPDKSRSSYLQDAPSVFTEILCSDP